In Treponema vincentii, a single window of DNA contains:
- a CDS encoding GGDEF domain-containing protein, which yields MMKKILMSVYAVCALLVIIGSLLWFVFTLHSDSTAGKTEALKNFKMFAQHTGRILSESAQERNPTQLQVQLEQLCRNYSKYVKAVLLRDSTGIVFIWPKNTDIFSYNEQYMVEVKNLPLFFTVAQIHIPIEKTSNTITAHAALQMLPLETVFNRGQIVFFLFLLIVLMTASVLIFSYINLKPSERKTVLESVAHTSKTDTTESDAVQVDEIPSTATSDEKTIRPFAKPFTGTETSTLQQRENFDPHKRMQNNSAQPSPEKNNGKPVETASSLPLNVQLESLNRLHIYDDERSQQKRPEYPKHAEDTQLERGVTEEQEGIDAGRSISSNTVEADNSKTSGTSESNTKQNFGAENYGSFENHTQTLKPITESQEHTKQASVTTFENAPISGEACSEDHSLEQATLIEELTTAITETAVAEEDLTLLLIHATDIPHNQQIIHLLRSTLDRIHKVFAFNKDILGVIIFYAPLDQAMQIASTLYDEIYTVLDDSTKKSLSIGLTTRAGRLIPAPRMIEEASAAISKATEEGSDPIVAFRVNPDKYRRCLARLS from the coding sequence ATGATGAAAAAAATACTGATGTCGGTCTATGCCGTATGCGCATTGCTTGTTATTATCGGAAGTTTACTATGGTTTGTTTTCACCCTTCACAGTGATTCTACCGCAGGAAAAACAGAAGCATTGAAGAACTTTAAGATGTTTGCTCAGCATACCGGCAGAATTTTGTCGGAATCCGCTCAGGAGCGTAACCCAACCCAACTACAAGTACAACTTGAACAGCTATGCCGTAACTACAGCAAGTATGTAAAAGCGGTTTTACTTAGAGATAGTACCGGTATCGTGTTTATCTGGCCGAAAAATACCGATATTTTTTCATATAATGAACAATATATGGTCGAAGTAAAAAACCTGCCGCTTTTTTTTACTGTAGCTCAAATACATATCCCTATTGAAAAAACGAGTAACACTATTACCGCCCATGCAGCACTCCAAATGCTTCCGCTTGAAACGGTCTTTAATCGCGGTCAAATAGTATTCTTTTTATTTCTGTTGATTGTACTGATGACTGCCTCGGTGCTGATCTTCTCATATATAAATCTAAAACCTTCCGAAAGGAAAACCGTGCTTGAAAGTGTTGCGCACACCTCTAAAACGGATACCACGGAATCCGATGCTGTTCAAGTTGACGAAATTCCCTCTACTGCAACGAGTGACGAGAAGACAATCAGACCGTTTGCAAAACCATTCACTGGAACAGAGACTTCAACTCTCCAACAAAGGGAAAATTTTGATCCACACAAGAGAATGCAAAATAACAGTGCCCAGCCGTCTCCGGAAAAAAATAACGGGAAACCGGTTGAAACGGCATCTTCCCTCCCGTTAAATGTTCAGCTTGAATCGCTCAACCGTCTCCATATCTATGATGATGAACGGTCCCAACAAAAACGCCCCGAATATCCGAAACACGCAGAAGACACACAGCTCGAACGCGGTGTGACGGAGGAACAAGAAGGCATCGATGCAGGACGATCGATATCTTCAAACACAGTTGAAGCGGATAATTCAAAAACGAGCGGTACTTCGGAATCGAATACCAAACAGAATTTCGGTGCAGAAAATTACGGATCCTTTGAAAATCACACACAAACACTGAAACCTATAACCGAATCACAGGAACATACAAAACAAGCATCCGTTACTACCTTTGAAAATGCACCGATTTCAGGTGAGGCATGCAGTGAAGACCATTCACTTGAACAAGCCACACTCATAGAAGAATTAACAACTGCGATTACCGAAACAGCCGTTGCCGAAGAGGACTTAACGCTTTTGCTTATTCATGCAACTGATATACCTCATAACCAGCAAATTATTCATCTACTACGCTCGACGCTTGATCGTATCCATAAGGTGTTTGCCTTTAATAAAGACATTCTCGGCGTCATCATCTTTTATGCACCGCTGGATCAGGCAATGCAAATTGCAAGCACCCTCTACGATGAAATCTATACAGTGTTGGATGATTCTACCAAAAAGTCACTCAGTATTGGGCTCACGACACGAGCAGGACGGCTAATTCCTGCTCCCCGCATGATCGAAGAAGCTTCGGCAGCAATCAGCAAGGCCACCGAAGAAGGCAGCGATCCTATTGTGGCTTTTAGAGTTAATCCGGATAAATACCGACGTTGCCTCGCACGACTAAGCTAA
- a CDS encoding motility associated factor glycosyltransferase family protein, translating into MTVLEMNLATIRLKQPELAENLQRSHTGTAYKGVVPAKTGEPVPLFVSGQALQSLYNPVREAERTITSGAGFMLFCGLGNGIHIKIFLNKYPQSFCAITESDYESFKQLLSLIDYTELFADSRVFLLPPCTDDTFEIALTAAYLPAVHGTFGYHILRTWNEYYKAQVKDLPEKIEHALEKIKADFSVQAHFGKIWLRNTFLNLRLAGSIKPAYPRTDTTRTALILGAGPSLEVGLSLLKKERRQYTVFCTDTAFPTVCASGITPEFFIAIDPQHISYQHTIGAISKETTGIFDLSAQTTGARRFYKNGNAFFFTAGGHPLVQAAALFSPFPALATSSGTVAVAAYHAAQALGYRHIECSGMDFAYTGGKAYSRGTYLSAQYAGIAMRICPQEHSFVRLMFRTETYSEQTAQGLNYRTTLLDSYRAAFEAEKRHISSWKQSDFQQFPYTAFLASFTKSLRQNDRNAVMTLLPALAWCKAHRKGNLTDMELVLEFISEYTDL; encoded by the coding sequence ATGACAGTCTTAGAGATGAACCTCGCGACAATACGCCTTAAACAGCCGGAACTCGCAGAAAATCTCCAACGCTCTCATACAGGCACTGCCTATAAAGGTGTCGTACCGGCAAAGACAGGGGAGCCGGTGCCGCTCTTTGTATCGGGACAAGCGCTGCAATCTCTTTACAATCCTGTACGAGAGGCAGAACGCACCATTACCTCTGGAGCCGGTTTTATGCTTTTTTGCGGCTTGGGGAACGGCATCCACATCAAAATCTTTTTAAATAAATATCCTCAATCGTTTTGTGCAATTACGGAATCCGATTATGAGTCCTTCAAACAACTACTTTCGCTCATCGACTATACGGAGCTGTTCGCCGATAGCAGAGTATTTCTTTTGCCACCATGTACCGATGATACCTTTGAAATTGCACTTACAGCAGCCTATTTACCGGCTGTACACGGTACCTTCGGCTATCATATTCTAAGGACATGGAATGAATACTATAAAGCTCAGGTAAAAGATTTACCGGAGAAGATCGAGCATGCACTTGAAAAAATCAAAGCTGACTTTTCAGTTCAAGCACATTTTGGGAAAATCTGGCTGCGCAATACCTTTCTAAATTTACGCCTTGCGGGTTCTATCAAGCCGGCTTACCCACGTACTGATACCACTCGAACGGCACTCATATTAGGAGCAGGTCCAAGCTTGGAAGTCGGCTTATCGTTGCTGAAAAAAGAGCGGCGGCAGTACACCGTATTTTGTACCGATACGGCCTTCCCCACCGTATGCGCAAGCGGTATTACACCGGAATTCTTCATCGCGATTGATCCGCAGCATATCTCATATCAACACACTATCGGCGCCATATCTAAAGAAACAACAGGTATTTTCGACCTTTCGGCACAGACCACCGGCGCGCGCCGCTTTTACAAAAACGGTAATGCCTTCTTTTTTACGGCAGGCGGACATCCGCTTGTCCAAGCAGCCGCACTTTTTTCCCCTTTCCCGGCGCTTGCTACGAGTTCCGGCACCGTTGCCGTCGCAGCCTACCATGCGGCACAGGCACTCGGTTACCGGCATATCGAATGCAGCGGAATGGACTTTGCCTATACCGGCGGAAAAGCGTATAGCCGCGGCACCTATCTTTCAGCGCAATATGCCGGCATCGCGATGCGTATTTGCCCTCAAGAGCACTCGTTTGTCCGTCTCATGTTCCGTACCGAAACCTACAGCGAACAGACAGCACAAGGACTCAACTATCGGACAACACTTTTGGATTCTTACAGAGCAGCTTTTGAAGCGGAAAAACGTCATATCAGCTCTTGGAAACAGAGCGACTTTCAGCAATTCCCGTATACGGCATTCCTTGCATCCTTTACAAAAAGCTTGCGACAAAACGATCGGAATGCCGTAATGACTCTCCTTCCCGCGCTTGCATGGTGTAAAGCTCATAGAAAAGGAAATTTGACCGATATGGAACTTGTATTGGAATTCATTTCGGAGTATACTGATCTATGA
- a CDS encoding 6-hydroxymethylpterin diphosphokinase MptE-like protein, with protein sequence MSPFRLHSKYNPNKEAEQFASTIEGAPSIIVITEPGESYLASVLKAKFPYAKRIAVRYNEIAFSDSDNLWDAVWRPGNGSLPFFLLSHIPDEKLAGTRFISWKAADKAFPDAANTIWKTIRNTIDMLTSIMHTRSFFGNKWLKNTICNFINLEQPASLQFGAQDFILAGAGPSLEQLTAVQATSYSILAVSSACAALTARNIPIDLCIGTDAGYWALSHFTRLPQGVPVTFPLEAAVPTSILENHLCVPLSYNSPLETALFTATNIQPLVARENGTVTGTACELLLRHTNRNIILAGVDLTAAKGFIHAQPHASITRLFAETNRVHPLADALAVQNFAAQSLETYRQWFLQLPPESARRLFRTGTGGAPLANIRPIDLPTGISDNVQTEARLSVTPYPTLSRQERTQIALALLNILRTEVPALIATEPTRLAEEAATLEKQICALCNYTAYCNVVKNPVDKKAQTNLAEQVSRILGALIKRIET encoded by the coding sequence ATGTCTCCTTTTCGCCTCCATTCAAAATATAACCCTAATAAAGAAGCTGAGCAGTTTGCTTCCACTATTGAAGGTGCTCCGTCGATTATCGTCATAACCGAACCGGGAGAGTCCTACCTTGCATCGGTACTGAAAGCAAAATTTCCATATGCAAAGCGTATCGCAGTACGATACAACGAAATAGCTTTTTCCGACTCCGATAACCTCTGGGATGCTGTCTGGCGGCCGGGGAACGGAAGCTTACCTTTTTTCTTACTATCACATATACCTGATGAAAAACTGGCAGGGACTCGTTTTATAAGCTGGAAAGCTGCCGACAAAGCTTTTCCCGATGCAGCGAATACAATCTGGAAAACTATCCGGAATACAATCGATATGCTGACGAGCATCATGCATACCCGTTCATTCTTTGGAAATAAGTGGCTTAAAAACACGATCTGTAACTTTATTAATCTTGAGCAACCTGCATCGTTGCAATTCGGAGCGCAGGATTTTATCTTAGCCGGAGCGGGGCCGAGCTTAGAACAGCTCACCGCAGTGCAGGCAACATCCTACTCTATCCTTGCCGTATCCTCGGCATGTGCTGCCCTAACAGCGCGGAATATACCGATAGACCTGTGCATCGGTACTGATGCCGGTTATTGGGCATTGTCTCACTTTACGCGATTGCCTCAAGGCGTTCCCGTTACTTTTCCACTCGAAGCAGCTGTTCCAACATCAATACTGGAGAACCATCTCTGTGTACCGCTTTCTTACAATTCTCCGCTGGAAACAGCTCTCTTTACAGCGACAAATATACAACCACTTGTTGCCCGTGAAAATGGCACAGTAACGGGAACGGCCTGCGAACTGTTGCTGCGGCATACAAATCGAAATATCATCCTCGCAGGCGTCGATTTGACAGCTGCAAAAGGCTTTATCCATGCACAGCCGCATGCAAGTATCACACGCTTGTTTGCCGAAACGAACAGAGTACATCCGCTTGCTGATGCACTCGCCGTACAAAACTTCGCGGCGCAATCACTTGAAACCTACCGACAATGGTTTTTGCAGCTACCGCCTGAATCCGCCCGGAGACTTTTTCGCACCGGTACGGGGGGGGCACCGCTGGCGAATATCAGACCCATAGACCTGCCAACCGGTATCTCCGATAACGTGCAAACAGAAGCACGACTTTCGGTAACCCCTTACCCCACGCTTTCCCGTCAGGAACGCACACAGATAGCCCTTGCCCTATTAAACATACTGCGTACTGAGGTGCCTGCATTAATCGCAACGGAACCGACGCGACTCGCAGAAGAGGCGGCAACGCTTGAAAAACAGATATGCGCCTTGTGCAACTATACCGCTTATTGTAACGTGGTAAAAAATCCTGTAGATAAAAAGGCACAAACAAACTTGGCGGAACAGGTAAGCCGCATACTCGGCGCACTCATTAAAAGGATAGAAACATGA
- a CDS encoding septum formation initiator family protein, whose protein sequence is MGARGFFARQQLKRQHEALVRHVQLLSDIGEDLNIRIANLSSDPQTIVVYAHELGYVQKNERLIKLMNFSGAAERTEDAGVVYLIEAPRYLPDTVCKTIAVSMSIIVIICEMIGSKKNAHSKKSS, encoded by the coding sequence TTGGGGGCACGCGGTTTTTTTGCACGCCAGCAGCTGAAGCGACAACACGAGGCTCTTGTACGGCATGTGCAGCTTCTGTCTGATATCGGAGAAGATCTGAATATCCGTATCGCGAATTTGTCCTCCGATCCTCAGACCATCGTCGTGTACGCGCATGAATTAGGATATGTTCAAAAAAATGAGCGGCTTATCAAATTGATGAACTTTTCCGGGGCGGCGGAGCGTACCGAGGATGCCGGCGTTGTGTATTTGATAGAGGCTCCTCGCTATTTGCCGGATACTGTATGCAAAACGATTGCAGTTTCCATGAGCATTATCGTAATTATATGCGAGATGATTGGAAGTAAAAAAAATGCGCATTCAAAAAAAAGCTCCTGA
- a CDS encoding L-threonylcarbamoyladenylate synthase has protein sequence MRIQKKAPDSMDVVAAELRRGNIAVIPTDTIYGFSGLIGKTAEAIARIKGRSEDKPFIALIAEPADIYRYTEIKIPEHILSLWPAPLTLIVPLKGKGQGTQAFRCPADDWLRSVVAAAGDAVYSTSVNRSGMPPLTDIDAICCEFEDSVSLIVDAGNLEGLPSTLVDLSSGTPRVLRQGSVVID, from the coding sequence ATGCGCATTCAAAAAAAAGCTCCTGATTCGATGGATGTTGTTGCCGCGGAACTCAGGCGTGGCAATATTGCGGTTATCCCGACAGATACGATTTACGGTTTTTCCGGTTTGATCGGCAAGACTGCCGAAGCAATTGCCCGCATTAAAGGAAGATCGGAAGATAAACCGTTTATCGCCCTCATCGCCGAACCGGCGGATATTTACCGCTATACCGAAATAAAAATTCCCGAACATATTCTGAGCTTGTGGCCTGCGCCGCTGACGCTCATTGTCCCATTAAAAGGGAAAGGGCAGGGGACTCAAGCCTTTCGATGTCCCGCAGATGATTGGTTGCGGAGTGTCGTCGCTGCGGCGGGGGATGCGGTGTATTCGACAAGCGTCAACCGTTCGGGAATGCCGCCCCTTACCGACATAGATGCTATTTGCTGCGAATTTGAAGATTCCGTTTCGTTAATTGTCGATGCCGGTAATCTTGAGGGACTCCCTTCTACTCTTGTGGATTTAAGTTCCGGTACTCCCCGCGTGCTCCGCCAAGGTTCTGTCGTTATTGATTAA
- a CDS encoding tyrosine-type recombinase/integrase produces the protein MDTVFEDYLAYSAGVRHFSEKTIEAYRNDLKLFSDWLADNELAFTEVTRTQVRIFVADLGNRHFAPASINRTLSCVRGLYRYALQKGLCTTNPAAVVRNLKQPDKLPRFLFPDEAERFCEFPKEAGILWYARDAAIFSSLYSTGCRAAELQGLKITDLKGDCSWAIVQGKGSKERKVFFADFAREAVQQYLTERAELIAYLKEQDGLKTAVAEDALFLNCRGGALTTQGIRYIINRYTALLPNYKKLTPHAFRHSFASMFITRGADIRVVQELLGHSNITTTQRYTHITAAQLQELYHKAHPHG, from the coding sequence ATGGATACGGTCTTTGAAGACTACCTCGCCTACAGCGCAGGGGTGCGGCATTTTTCGGAAAAAACCATTGAAGCCTACCGGAACGACCTCAAGCTTTTTTCTGATTGGCTTGCAGACAATGAGCTTGCCTTTACCGAGGTTACGAGAACACAGGTGCGCATCTTTGTTGCAGACCTCGGCAACCGGCATTTTGCACCGGCAAGCATTAACCGTACCCTCTCCTGCGTACGAGGGCTGTACCGCTATGCCCTGCAGAAAGGGCTCTGCACCACGAACCCCGCCGCGGTTGTCCGCAACCTCAAACAGCCGGACAAGTTGCCCCGCTTCCTCTTCCCCGACGAAGCGGAACGCTTCTGTGAATTTCCTAAAGAAGCGGGCATTTTATGGTACGCCCGCGATGCGGCGATCTTTTCATCGCTCTACTCTACCGGCTGCCGCGCGGCGGAGCTGCAAGGGCTCAAAATAACGGATTTAAAGGGAGATTGCAGCTGGGCAATCGTACAAGGAAAAGGAAGCAAAGAACGCAAGGTGTTCTTTGCGGACTTTGCCCGGGAAGCGGTACAGCAGTATTTGACGGAACGGGCGGAACTGATTGCCTACCTAAAAGAACAGGACGGCTTAAAAACTGCGGTTGCGGAAGACGCGCTTTTTTTAAACTGCCGCGGCGGCGCGCTTACAACGCAGGGCATCCGGTACATCATCAACCGGTACACCGCCCTTCTCCCGAACTATAAAAAACTGACGCCGCATGCCTTCCGGCACAGCTTTGCTTCGATGTTCATCACCCGCGGAGCGGACATACGAGTCGTACAGGAACTGTTGGGACACAGCAATATCACAACCACCCAACGGTACACCCACATCACGGCAGCCCAGCTCCAAGAGCTGTACCACAAAGCCCATCCGCACGGATAG
- the topA gene encoding type I DNA topoisomerase produces the protein MAKKTATKTKKTNLIIVESPAKAKTIEKYLGSGYTVKASMGHLIDLPKSRIAIDIEHGFQPEYITVRGRAKLLKELQQDAKNAKHVFLASDNDREGEAIAYHLCNAIREKCEEVPINRIVFNEITPQAIKTAVQNPMDIDEAKVNAQKARRVLDRLVGYNLSPLLWQKVKNGLSAGRVQSVALRLICEREAEVENFIPEEFWTLEGAFKKGKTAFDAQLALYKGEKPTLKNEREVQAIIDVLNGKEATVTDIKSTQKTIHPKPPFTTSTMQQTAANRLGFTSRKTMQIAQQLYEGIAVGSSRVGLITYMRTDSVRISDVALAEVRNWIGEQYPAFLPEKPNFYSVGAKAQDAHEGIRPTYCTYTPDYLKDYLNRDQLRLYTLIWERFVASQMTGAKTETLSYEISAGDAVFRTASTKVTDKGFYAVLNLLLSKEEKGKALPALKTGDTLTVDSLTPEQHFTQGPARYTDASIVKMLEQKGIGRPSTYAPIISVLLDRYYVNRSNKQLVPTQLGRIINDLLVANFKDVIDVNFTAGMEQKLDEIEEHNADWSKIIGSFYTPFIAQVDSVMAHLGSLKGSLDEPTNFTCEKCGKRMMKKLGRFGFFLACEGFPECRNTKSIPLAKCPRPGCGGDIVSRRAKGRGKEFFGCTNFPKCNFISHFKPINALCPKCGWFMVEKYDKKNGSYKACVNPDCDYLHSVVEGIEDRDID, from the coding sequence ATGGCGAAAAAAACCGCGACAAAAACGAAAAAAACAAACTTGATTATCGTAGAATCGCCGGCAAAAGCAAAAACAATCGAAAAATACTTAGGCAGCGGCTATACGGTTAAGGCATCGATGGGGCACTTAATCGATTTACCGAAGTCCCGTATCGCAATTGATATAGAACACGGATTTCAACCCGAATATATCACCGTACGCGGCCGCGCAAAACTTTTGAAGGAACTGCAACAAGATGCAAAGAACGCCAAGCACGTCTTTCTCGCAAGTGATAATGACCGCGAAGGGGAAGCTATTGCCTATCATCTCTGCAATGCGATACGAGAAAAATGCGAAGAGGTTCCGATAAACCGCATCGTCTTTAACGAAATCACGCCGCAGGCAATTAAAACTGCGGTGCAAAATCCTATGGATATCGACGAAGCGAAAGTCAATGCGCAAAAAGCCCGCCGCGTCCTCGACCGACTTGTCGGCTATAACCTTTCTCCCCTGCTCTGGCAAAAAGTAAAGAACGGCCTTTCCGCAGGGCGGGTACAATCGGTTGCGCTGCGCCTCATCTGCGAACGGGAAGCGGAGGTAGAAAATTTTATCCCCGAAGAATTTTGGACGCTGGAAGGAGCCTTTAAAAAAGGAAAAACAGCCTTCGATGCCCAGCTCGCGTTATATAAAGGAGAAAAACCGACGCTTAAAAACGAGCGGGAAGTACAGGCTATCATCGATGTATTGAATGGAAAAGAAGCAACGGTTACCGATATCAAAAGTACCCAAAAGACCATCCATCCCAAACCTCCATTTACGACCTCTACAATGCAGCAAACGGCAGCGAATCGGCTCGGCTTTACCTCCCGTAAAACGATGCAGATTGCCCAACAGCTATACGAAGGTATCGCCGTCGGCTCAAGCCGCGTCGGTTTAATCACCTATATGCGTACCGACTCGGTGCGTATCTCCGATGTTGCCCTTGCGGAAGTGCGCAACTGGATCGGCGAGCAATATCCCGCTTTTTTACCGGAAAAACCCAATTTCTACAGCGTCGGAGCAAAAGCACAGGACGCCCACGAAGGTATCCGCCCCACGTATTGTACTTATACGCCCGACTATCTGAAAGACTACCTCAACCGCGACCAGTTGCGCCTCTATACACTTATCTGGGAGCGCTTTGTTGCAAGCCAGATGACCGGCGCAAAGACCGAAACGCTCAGCTATGAGATTTCCGCAGGAGATGCGGTCTTTAGAACGGCTTCTACCAAGGTAACGGACAAAGGATTCTACGCCGTGCTCAATCTGCTCCTTTCAAAAGAAGAAAAAGGCAAGGCGTTGCCGGCCTTAAAAACCGGCGATACCCTGACGGTAGACAGCCTGACTCCCGAACAGCACTTTACGCAGGGGCCCGCCCGCTATACCGACGCAAGTATCGTTAAGATGCTGGAACAAAAAGGCATCGGACGCCCCTCGACGTATGCACCGATTATTTCGGTACTGCTCGACCGCTACTACGTCAACCGCTCCAATAAGCAGCTTGTTCCTACCCAGCTCGGTAGAATAATCAATGATCTGCTAGTCGCAAACTTCAAAGATGTGATCGACGTCAATTTTACCGCCGGTATGGAACAAAAACTGGACGAAATAGAAGAACACAATGCCGACTGGTCAAAGATTATCGGCTCCTTTTATACCCCGTTTATCGCGCAGGTGGATTCGGTGATGGCGCATTTAGGCAGTTTGAAAGGCAGCCTCGATGAGCCGACAAACTTTACATGCGAAAAATGCGGCAAAAGAATGATGAAAAAGCTCGGCCGCTTCGGCTTTTTCTTGGCCTGCGAGGGTTTCCCCGAATGCCGCAATACCAAATCCATCCCATTGGCTAAATGCCCGCGTCCCGGCTGCGGCGGAGACATCGTATCCCGGCGGGCAAAAGGACGAGGCAAAGAATTTTTCGGTTGCACCAACTTTCCGAAGTGTAACTTTATCTCTCATTTTAAGCCTATCAACGCACTATGTCCCAAATGCGGCTGGTTCATGGTTGAAAAATACGATAAAAAGAACGGAAGCTATAAAGCCTGTGTAAACCCTGACTGCGATTACCTGCACAGCGTTGTCGAAGGCATCGAAGACCGGGATATCGACTAG
- the dprA gene encoding DNA-processing protein DprA: MNTKTDAERRKLYIALSYCSFLKGSERLLLARTLDTLQALTVSSIDTLSRMIRRTLRTRSYKPEQLPQAVEKAEALMKYCRINMTFYDDSDFPPLLREIPDAPFLLYYRGILPQADTPAVAIVGTRRPTGNGIKAALQLGTECGHAGIPVISGLARGIDTFAHRGSLEGGGLTTAVLACGLDRLYPQSNARLAGRILETGGCILSEYAPGEPPFAYRFPQRNRIISGLARATVVVEAPAKSGALITADFALEQGRDVCVYAGLQDSVQNTGCKKLAEDGAIPVEHAGDLLREWANPTLQYLQRDGQIQLPLFEKGAR; this comes from the coding sequence ATGAATACAAAAACCGATGCCGAACGGCGGAAACTCTACATTGCACTCTCGTACTGCTCTTTTCTAAAGGGGAGCGAACGCCTTTTACTTGCCCGCACGCTTGACACTTTGCAAGCACTTACAGTAAGTTCAATAGATACGCTCAGCCGGATGATACGACGGACACTCCGTACACGCAGTTATAAACCGGAACAGCTGCCGCAGGCGGTAGAAAAAGCCGAGGCGCTGATGAAGTATTGCCGAATCAACATGACGTTCTACGATGATTCCGACTTCCCTCCCCTGCTACGGGAAATTCCCGATGCGCCTTTTTTGCTGTACTACCGCGGCATCTTACCGCAAGCCGATACGCCTGCGGTGGCAATTGTCGGCACGCGCCGCCCGACGGGGAACGGTATTAAAGCGGCACTGCAGCTGGGTACCGAATGCGGGCACGCCGGTATCCCCGTTATTTCGGGGCTGGCACGAGGCATCGACACCTTTGCGCACAGGGGATCTTTAGAGGGCGGCGGCCTAACGACCGCAGTACTGGCATGCGGACTTGACCGGTTATATCCGCAGAGTAATGCACGGCTCGCAGGCCGGATACTCGAAACGGGCGGCTGCATCCTCAGCGAATATGCGCCCGGGGAACCGCCGTTCGCCTATCGCTTTCCGCAGCGTAACCGGATTATTTCAGGGTTAGCCCGCGCAACCGTTGTCGTCGAAGCGCCGGCAAAATCGGGAGCGCTCATTACTGCGGACTTTGCCCTCGAGCAAGGACGCGACGTATGCGTATATGCCGGATTACAGGATTCCGTGCAGAATACCGGCTGCAAAAAGCTCGCTGAGGACGGAGCAATTCCGGTTGAACATGCCGGCGACCTTTTACGCGAATGGGCAAACCCAACCTTGCAGTATTTGCAGAGAGACGGGCAGATACAACTACCTTTGTTTGAGAAAGGAGCACGATAA
- a CDS encoding tetratricopeptide repeat protein, with protein MKSKKVPYIGLLCSVLFLCVACKDNAFIRRMQDMEMGVKNPSSIEELQSAIQKYQGKVNDILTMEQRIGIWYKILGRRYMDKKMYKKALEAFRSALEYFPENQHVFYQIGVCAAVIAKSTLDYPNMSLDERRAYFDLSVSAYKRAVELDPTYTRAVYALSVLYVFELNRPEDAITIMEPVAAREKKPLDSLFILGRAYYMTGQYEKAIAAYDRIIKTSGSAEQRADAERNKAFVENARR; from the coding sequence ATGAAATCGAAGAAAGTTCCGTATATCGGGTTATTATGTTCCGTTCTTTTCCTTTGCGTTGCCTGTAAAGATAACGCCTTTATACGGCGGATGCAGGATATGGAGATGGGTGTCAAGAATCCCTCTTCTATAGAAGAATTACAATCGGCAATTCAAAAATATCAGGGGAAGGTGAATGATATCCTGACGATGGAACAGCGAATCGGCATTTGGTACAAAATTCTCGGCCGCCGGTACATGGATAAAAAGATGTACAAAAAAGCGCTGGAAGCCTTCCGCAGCGCATTGGAATATTTCCCCGAAAATCAGCATGTATTTTATCAAATCGGCGTATGTGCTGCCGTCATCGCAAAAAGTACCCTCGATTACCCGAATATGAGCCTTGACGAACGGCGGGCATATTTTGACTTGTCGGTTTCCGCCTATAAACGCGCCGTGGAGCTTGACCCCACCTATACGCGGGCGGTGTATGCACTGTCCGTTCTCTATGTCTTTGAATTGAATCGGCCGGAAGATGCCATCACGATTATGGAACCGGTAGCAGCCCGCGAAAAAAAACCGCTGGATTCCCTATTTATCCTTGGGCGCGCTTATTACATGACCGGTCAATATGAGAAAGCGATTGCCGCCTACGACCGTATTATCAAAACGAGCGGAAGCGCCGAACAGCGCGCCGATGCCGAACGAAACAAGGCCTTCGTAGAAAATGCCCGGCGCTAA